In one window of Nicotiana tabacum cultivar K326 chromosome 12, ASM71507v2, whole genome shotgun sequence DNA:
- the LOC107770624 gene encoding peroxidase 12 has translation MVSATSSFLLLVLVSSSFFVIEAQIPAPVKGLSWSFYQTSCPQLESIIRKRLEKQIKDDVGQAAGLLRLHFHDCFVQGCDGSVLLDGSAGGPSEQTAIPNLTLRKKSFKIIDDLRKRVHDACGQVVSCSDITAIAARDSVVLTGGPNYNVPLGRKDGLNFATEQATLDNLVAPFANTTVVLSRLATKGLDATDAVALSGAHTIGISHCTSFTDRLFPNQDPTMDQTFANNLKTSCPTANSNNTVDMDIRTPNLFDNKYYVDLMNRQGLFTSDQDLFTDRRTRGIVESFAKNQSLFFDKFVIGMIKMGQLNVVTGGNGEIRTRCDRRNKDKKVDIATVVEDVEETFSALF, from the exons ATGGTGTCCGCTACTTCAAGTTTTCTACTTCTTGTTCttgtttcttcttccttctttgtAATAGAAGCCCAGATACCTGCTCCAGTGAAAGGTCTTTCATGGTCATTTTATCAAACCAGTTGCCCTCAGCTTGAATCCATTATTAGGAAGAGGCTTGAAAAACAGATCAAAGATGATGTTGGCCAAGCTGCTGGCTTACTTCGCCTTCATTTCCACGATTGCTTTGTTCAG GGATGTGATGGTTCAGTGTTGCTAGATGGATCGGCAGGAGGGCCAAGTGAGCAAACTGCAATTCCTAATTTGACACTAAGAAAGAAGTCATTCAAGATAATTGATGATCTTAGGAAAAGGGTTCACGATGCCTGTGGGCAAGTTGTATCTTGCTCTGACATTACAGCCATTGCTGCTAGGGACTCTGTTGTCTTG ACTGGTGGACCCAACTACAATGTACCCTTAGGAAGAAAGGACGGACTCAACTTTGCAACAGAACAGGCAACCTTAGACAACCTTGTTGCACCATTTGCCAACACCACAGTCGTCCTCAGTCGCCTTGCAACTAAGGGTTTAGACGCCACCGACGCCGTCGCTCTATCCGGGGCCCACACCATCGGAATCAGCCACTGCACTTCCTTCACCGACCGTCTCTTCCCTAACCAAGACCCAACCATGGACCAAACATTCGCTAACAACCTTAAAACCAGTTGTCCAACCGCGAACTCCAACAACACTGTCGACATGGATATCCGAACCCCTAATTTATTTGACAACAAATACTACGTTGATCTCATGAATAGGCAAGGGCTTTTTACTTCTGATCAAGATTTGTTCACTGATAGAAGGACTAGGGGAATTGTCGAGAGCTTTGCTAAGAACCAGTCACTGTTTTTTGACAAGTTTGTGATTGGTATGATTAAGATGGGACAGTTGAACGTGGTGACCGGTGGAAATGGTGAAATCAGGACTAGGTGTGATAGGAGGAACAAGGATAAGAAGGTTGATATTGCTACCGTTGTTGAAGATGTGGAGGAAACTTTCTCTGCTTTGTTTTAA